A genomic segment from Desulfurella amilsii encodes:
- the mraZ gene encoding division/cell wall cluster transcriptional repressor MraZ encodes MLRGHFECILDDKGRIKIPSKFLETLRGSGVNTLVMTFFDQSIYAYPKNTWEELESKALNLPLTNKSARRFKRMFFSSAIDVNLDSQGRITIPQILRQLANIEKNIVVLGNLDHIELWSSQNWLQEMDLLRQDEDKLAQEIESLGIKL; translated from the coding sequence ATGTTAAGAGGACATTTTGAGTGCATTTTAGACGATAAGGGAAGAATAAAAATACCCTCTAAATTCTTAGAAACTCTACGGGGAAGTGGTGTCAACACGCTCGTTATGACTTTTTTTGATCAGTCAATATACGCCTACCCTAAAAACACATGGGAAGAGCTCGAATCAAAAGCGCTAAATTTACCTTTAACAAATAAATCAGCTCGAAGGTTTAAGAGAATGTTTTTTTCAAGTGCAATAGATGTTAACCTTGACTCTCAAGGAAGGATAACAATACCACAAATCTTAAGACAGTTGGCAAATATAGAAAAAAATATAGTAGTGCTTGGGAACTTAGACCATATCGAGCTGTGGTCCAGCCAAAACTGGCTGCAAGAAATGGATCTTTTAAGGCAAGATGAAGACAAGTTGGCCCAAGAAATAGAAAGTCTTGGTATAAAACTATGA
- the rsmH gene encoding 16S rRNA (cytosine(1402)-N(4))-methyltransferase RsmH, with product MIHKSVLLKESMEILQPKSDGIYLDLTFGGGGHSEQILKLSEPNGIVIAFDQDLYAIDCALKLKETYKDRLIAVKENFSKCYVKLLSMGYSLVDGIIMDIGVSSFQLDDAQRGFSFLKDGPLDMRMSKDNPISARIIVNQWSRYELENIIRDYGQERFAKKIAAKIDERRAKATIETTLELANIVKEAIPYSFYKKIHPATKTFQALRIVVNSELDNLKEGLVNAIKLLKPQARLVVISFHSLEDKIVKNIFKDYSQRKIVTILTKKPIVPSLDEIKANSRARSAKLRSIEKTGGTYD from the coding sequence ATGATACACAAAAGCGTACTACTAAAAGAGTCAATGGAAATTTTACAACCAAAATCAGACGGCATTTATCTGGATTTGACATTTGGCGGTGGCGGACATAGTGAACAAATTTTAAAACTCAGTGAACCAAACGGTATTGTTATTGCGTTTGATCAGGACCTTTACGCAATTGACTGTGCACTAAAATTAAAAGAAACTTACAAAGATAGACTCATAGCAGTAAAAGAAAATTTTTCAAAATGTTATGTAAAGCTTTTAAGTATGGGTTATAGCTTGGTTGATGGCATAATTATGGATATTGGTGTGTCATCTTTTCAATTAGACGATGCACAAAGAGGCTTTAGTTTTTTAAAAGACGGCCCACTGGATATGAGAATGAGCAAAGATAACCCGATAAGTGCCAGAATTATTGTTAACCAGTGGAGCAGATACGAATTAGAAAATATTATACGCGACTATGGCCAAGAGCGTTTTGCAAAAAAAATTGCTGCAAAAATAGATGAACGAAGAGCTAAAGCAACTATTGAAACGACACTTGAGCTAGCTAATATTGTAAAAGAAGCAATACCCTATTCCTTCTACAAAAAAATCCATCCTGCCACAAAAACTTTTCAAGCATTAAGAATAGTAGTAAACTCTGAGCTTGATAACTTAAAAGAAGGTTTAGTCAACGCAATAAAGCTTCTAAAACCACAAGCAAGGCTTGTGGTGATTAGTTTTCATTCACTTGAAGACAAAATAGTAAAAAATATTTTTAAAGATTATTCACAGCGAAAAATAGTAACAATACTAACTAAAAAACCCATTGTGCCATCTTTAGATGAAATAAAAGCAAACTCAAGAGCTCGTAGTGCAAAACTAAGAAGTATTGAAAAAACTGGAGGTACGTATGATTGA
- a CDS encoding peptidoglycan D,D-transpeptidase FtsI family protein, which translates to MVFLKAFLVQIADSKNYKQEYAKFIEPLIDLQGKRGNIYDCNNKTLALDVPNFQLFVDPKFYLEYNKTDNQSFFNYVNSHFYVNVKEIIEKNKSLRYISLGTIDPKNIVWVKNNLPKGFGLIKNYKRFYPYANNVSQILGFSGKNKQGLEGLEKEYDLYLAGQSIKQRVNITPYGNLEFSKKPLNGASLHLTINEDIQNYLHFQLKEALKERKAKMVIGIIARPDGAIVAMDSVPSYDNNKFSNYDYTHIRINPINYLFEPGSVFKIVTMSSALDSHTFSGNETLFCENGKWKFSGHTISDVEKNGDLPFDKVFAYSSNICSAKIALKEDKEIFYKYLWAFGFGKKTHIDLPGEADGLVKDYVNLKPFDLATMAFGQGIGVSAIQIIRAYLAIANGGYLVDPYIVDYISKDGKILYKHKETKKQIVQPQTVEKVKQILTLVVEEGTGTNAQVKYYAMGGKTGTAQVASHKGGYSLSDYTGSFVGIFPIDKPQFVILVTVFDPKGVNYGGEVAAPIVAKLASMLAAYYKIEGGENVIR; encoded by the coding sequence TTGGTCTTTTTAAAGGCTTTTTTGGTCCAGATAGCAGATAGCAAAAACTATAAGCAAGAGTATGCCAAATTCATAGAACCATTGATAGACCTGCAAGGCAAAAGGGGTAATATATATGATTGCAATAACAAAACACTTGCATTGGATGTGCCAAATTTCCAGCTTTTTGTAGATCCTAAATTTTATTTAGAATACAATAAAACAGACAATCAAAGCTTTTTTAACTACGTAAACTCACATTTTTATGTAAATGTTAAAGAAATTATAGAAAAAAATAAAAGTTTAAGGTATATCAGTTTAGGGACTATAGACCCAAAAAATATTGTTTGGGTAAAAAACAACTTACCAAAAGGGTTTGGGTTAATTAAAAATTATAAAAGATTTTACCCCTATGCTAATAATGTTTCTCAAATTCTTGGCTTTTCTGGAAAAAACAAACAAGGACTTGAAGGACTAGAAAAAGAATACGATCTTTATCTTGCAGGTCAAAGCATAAAGCAAAGGGTAAACATTACACCGTATGGAAACCTTGAGTTTTCAAAAAAACCCCTCAATGGAGCAAGTTTGCACCTTACCATTAATGAAGATATTCAAAATTACCTTCATTTCCAGCTTAAAGAGGCCTTAAAAGAACGAAAAGCAAAAATGGTAATTGGTATTATCGCCAGACCAGATGGTGCTATTGTTGCTATGGACAGCGTGCCTAGTTATGATAACAACAAATTTTCAAATTATGATTATACGCATATAAGAATCAATCCTATAAATTATTTATTTGAACCAGGCAGTGTGTTTAAAATTGTTACTATGTCAAGCGCCCTAGATTCGCATACATTTAGTGGAAACGAAACGCTGTTTTGTGAAAACGGAAAATGGAAATTTTCTGGTCATACAATTTCTGATGTTGAAAAAAATGGAGATTTGCCATTTGATAAAGTTTTTGCATACTCAAGTAATATATGCTCGGCAAAAATTGCGTTAAAAGAGGATAAAGAAATATTCTACAAGTACCTGTGGGCTTTTGGTTTTGGGAAAAAAACCCATATTGACTTACCTGGAGAAGCCGATGGTCTTGTAAAAGACTATGTAAATTTGAAACCATTTGATCTGGCTACAATGGCTTTCGGACAAGGCATTGGCGTAAGCGCAATTCAAATTATCAGAGCATATCTGGCAATAGCAAATGGTGGCTACCTAGTAGACCCATATATAGTAGATTATATAAGCAAAGATGGAAAAATTTTATATAAGCACAAAGAAACAAAAAAACAGATTGTACAACCACAAACCGTTGAAAAAGTAAAACAAATACTGACGCTTGTTGTAGAAGAAGGCACGGGCACAAACGCGCAAGTTAAATACTACGCAATGGGCGGCAAAACTGGCACAGCACAAGTTGCCTCTCATAAAGGGGGCTATAGTTTAAGCGATTATACGGGCAGTTTTGTGGGTATATTTCCTATTGATAAACCTCAATTTGTAATTTTAGTTACCGTTTTTGACCCAAAAGGTGTAAACTATGGTGGAGAAGTAGCAGCTCCTATTGTAGCAAAACTGGCATCTATGCTTGCTGCGTATTACAAAATTGAAGGGGGCGAAAATGTTATTAGGTGA